Proteins encoded by one window of Nocardia goodfellowii:
- a CDS encoding GntR family transcriptional regulator — MAGRGTGEAGAAGRLGEQVYQALRRDLAAGTIVPTERLREERLADIYGVSRTPVREALARLRADGLVERQSDGLYPYRPRLQELDQLYELRILLEARGMQRALGGTARSAPPSFTGWDPPNATAGHDFSLVRAELETWRRFRETPPAPGPDLVAADEQFHTTLLAAAGNAALTEALAAVYIRVRPVRTLDRYTPDRVAAMTAEHITIAEHLLAGDPDTALRALLAHLEMSRSHVLARAQQALELTKLGRAVRD, encoded by the coding sequence ATGGCCGGCCGGGGGACAGGCGAAGCCGGGGCGGCGGGCCGGCTCGGAGAGCAGGTCTACCAGGCGCTGCGACGAGATCTCGCCGCCGGAACGATCGTGCCCACCGAACGTCTCCGGGAAGAGCGGCTGGCCGACATCTACGGTGTCTCGCGCACCCCGGTGCGCGAGGCCCTGGCCCGGTTGCGGGCCGACGGGCTGGTCGAACGCCAGTCCGACGGGCTGTATCCGTACCGGCCGCGGCTACAGGAACTCGACCAGCTCTACGAATTGCGGATACTGCTGGAAGCGCGTGGCATGCAGCGCGCACTCGGCGGCACGGCGCGGTCCGCGCCGCCGTCCTTCACCGGCTGGGATCCGCCGAATGCCACGGCGGGACATGACTTTTCCCTGGTGCGCGCCGAGCTCGAGACCTGGCGACGATTCCGTGAGACCCCGCCGGCCCCCGGCCCCGACCTAGTCGCCGCGGACGAACAATTCCACACCACCCTCCTCGCCGCGGCGGGAAACGCGGCGTTGACCGAGGCGCTGGCCGCGGTCTATATCCGGGTCCGGCCGGTCCGCACGCTCGACCGGTACACCCCGGACCGCGTCGCCGCCATGACAGCCGAGCACATCACGATCGCCGAACATCTGCTCGCCGGTGACCCGGATACCGCGCTGCGCGCCTTGCTCGCCCACCTCGAAATGTCCCGCTCGCACGTCCTGGCTCGCGCTCAGCAGGCGCTCGAACTCACCAAACTGGGTCGGGCCGTGCGGGATTGA
- a CDS encoding helix-turn-helix domain-containing protein, which produces MDRHRLSGGKRLTLDPTDTTASTHLIRLVRDAARAAGADADRLAAIPGTDDAALAGELNRIPLRSLVQLWEALAAARPGPGAGLAVAAAAPLGTLTTWDYLVTNGPTLADALHSAQPYHRLVTAAAEGFDLHHDGELTVGFRTTAGDPAVVAVVNEYVLGYYLRRAREATGRAVTPVRVTFGHSAPPDHRLLTDAFGTTAIEFDAEADSITFAATDATAPLLRTDPMLADLLRSHADLVLASARPLPSPLEAFRIALAAAIVAGDPTLATVARRLAMSPRSLQRHLAEHETTWRHEYDAVRYEQAKTLLAEGRLTTAAIAQRLGFTDDRALRKAFRRWAGTSPSRLRAASV; this is translated from the coding sequence GTGGATCGGCACCGGTTGAGCGGGGGCAAACGGCTCACCCTGGATCCGACGGACACCACCGCCTCGACGCATTTGATCCGGCTGGTCCGCGATGCCGCACGCGCCGCCGGGGCCGACGCGGACAGGCTGGCGGCCATTCCCGGCACCGACGACGCGGCGCTCGCCGGAGAGCTCAACCGGATACCCCTGCGGTCACTGGTCCAGCTCTGGGAAGCGCTCGCCGCCGCCCGGCCGGGACCGGGCGCGGGTCTCGCGGTGGCGGCCGCCGCGCCGCTCGGAACCTTGACCACCTGGGACTATCTCGTCACCAACGGTCCGACCCTGGCCGACGCCCTGCACTCGGCTCAGCCCTATCACCGCCTGGTCACCGCCGCCGCCGAAGGCTTCGATCTGCATCACGACGGTGAGCTGACCGTCGGCTTCCGCACCACCGCAGGCGACCCGGCGGTGGTCGCCGTGGTCAACGAGTACGTGCTCGGCTACTACCTGCGGCGGGCGCGCGAGGCCACCGGCCGCGCGGTGACCCCGGTGCGCGTGACCTTCGGCCACAGTGCGCCCCCGGACCACCGCCTCCTGACGGACGCGTTCGGCACCACCGCGATCGAATTCGACGCGGAGGCCGACAGCATCACCTTCGCGGCGACCGACGCCACGGCGCCGCTGCTCCGCACGGACCCGATGCTTGCCGATCTATTGCGCAGCCACGCCGACCTGGTGCTGGCCTCCGCGCGCCCGCTGCCGAGCCCGCTGGAGGCCTTCCGGATCGCGCTGGCCGCGGCGATCGTGGCTGGCGATCCCACGCTCGCGACGGTCGCGCGACGGCTCGCCATGAGCCCGCGCAGCCTGCAACGGCACCTCGCCGAACACGAGACCACCTGGCGGCACGAATACGACGCGGTCCGCTACGAACAGGCGAAAACCCTGCTCGCCGAAGGACGTTTGACCACCGCGGCGATCGCGCAGCGCCTGGGTTTCACCGATGACCGCGCACTGCGCAAGGCGTTCCGGCGGTGGGCGGGGACATCACCTTCGCGGCTGCGGGCGGCCTCGGTCTGA
- a CDS encoding winged helix-turn-helix transcriptional regulator, translating to MSTQRIPSADADDPTLEADVFARNCTSRPVLQNVASRWGTLALVALREGPYRFSALRRRVDGVSERMLSQTLQALERDGMVHREVHETIPPRVEYTLTELGAQVADHLEALIKVLETNLPRIAEAQAAYHRD from the coding sequence ATGAGTACCCAGCGCATCCCGTCGGCCGACGCCGACGATCCCACGCTGGAAGCCGATGTTTTCGCACGAAACTGCACGTCACGGCCGGTTCTGCAAAATGTCGCCAGCCGGTGGGGCACCCTGGCTCTCGTCGCTCTGCGGGAGGGGCCGTACCGGTTCAGCGCCCTGCGCCGCCGGGTCGACGGCGTGAGCGAACGTATGCTCTCGCAGACATTGCAGGCTCTGGAACGTGACGGCATGGTGCACCGCGAAGTCCACGAGACCATCCCGCCACGGGTCGAATACACCCTCACCGAACTGGGCGCGCAGGTCGCCGACCACCTGGAAGCCCTGATCAAGGTGCTGGAAACCAATCTGCCGCGCATCGCGGAAGCCCAGGCGGCCTATCACCGCGACTGA
- a CDS encoding VOC family protein produces the protein MAITASTISLNVADPQTSARFLSDTLGFTEQMSADGFIALAHPEAGMSVVYLAVGLKSFKPKDKAGAAGEGLLVAFTVDDIDAEYERLTAAGVPIVTPIETEPWGERYFQMIDPNGIIIQLVQWV, from the coding sequence ATGGCCATCACCGCATCCACCATCTCCCTCAACGTCGCCGACCCGCAGACCTCCGCGCGGTTCCTGAGCGACACGCTGGGCTTCACCGAGCAGATGTCGGCCGACGGATTCATCGCCCTCGCCCACCCCGAGGCCGGGATGAGCGTCGTCTACCTGGCCGTCGGCCTGAAGTCGTTCAAGCCGAAGGACAAGGCGGGCGCCGCGGGCGAGGGCCTGCTGGTCGCGTTCACGGTGGACGACATCGACGCCGAGTACGAACGACTGACCGCCGCGGGGGTCCCGATCGTGACGCCGATCGAGACCGAACCGTGGGGCGAGCGCTACTTCCAGATGATCGATCCGAACGGGATCATCATCCAGCTGGTGCAGTGGGTCTGA
- a CDS encoding nuclease-related domain-containing protein codes for MLVKIRAGAQLSAAEQEFVDCLRSYPSTGLAAVDVHVGMHGTRQIDAVVITPRGITVAEIRGFRKRQSGILNLTGDGPWQVSAAPAALDDSDTSPTDRLEQCVYAVRAKIERALQDPGDVCGVVVLVPQRGAMVRPARTSIRPGIDVVIANVDDATELRIYLEGFSAGARSWTVDRVVQAAQVLGMDPKPSRAELLADGFDEVRPAPLGEVTPAAKPPRPPRPPHTPGPHTRRQQAGAWGAVVVAVIGMLLVFWVVAKVFIDGPADSGPAPTTTISVTPTPPPTTRHCWPFQPDC; via the coding sequence ATGCTGGTGAAGATCAGGGCTGGAGCGCAGCTCTCGGCGGCCGAACAGGAGTTCGTCGACTGTCTGCGGTCCTACCCGAGCACCGGCCTCGCCGCCGTCGACGTGCATGTGGGGATGCACGGCACCCGGCAGATCGACGCGGTGGTCATCACCCCGCGCGGCATCACCGTCGCCGAGATCCGTGGGTTCCGCAAGCGGCAGAGCGGGATTCTCAACCTCACCGGCGACGGACCGTGGCAGGTCAGCGCGGCTCCGGCGGCGCTCGACGACAGCGACACCAGCCCCACCGACCGCCTGGAACAGTGCGTTTACGCGGTGCGCGCGAAAATCGAACGGGCGCTGCAGGATCCGGGCGACGTCTGCGGCGTGGTGGTCTTGGTCCCGCAACGCGGTGCGATGGTGCGGCCCGCTCGGACATCCATCCGGCCGGGCATCGATGTGGTGATCGCGAATGTCGACGACGCCACCGAGCTGCGAATCTATCTGGAGGGCTTCTCGGCCGGGGCCCGCAGCTGGACGGTAGATCGGGTGGTGCAGGCCGCGCAGGTGCTGGGGATGGATCCGAAGCCGTCGCGGGCCGAACTGCTGGCCGACGGGTTCGACGAAGTCCGGCCGGCCCCGCTCGGCGAGGTCACGCCGGCGGCCAAACCGCCGCGTCCGCCACGTCCGCCGCACACGCCCGGTCCACATACTCGGCGGCAGCAGGCCGGTGCCTGGGGCGCGGTGGTCGTCGCGGTCATCGGCATGCTGCTCGTGTTCTGGGTGGTCGCCAAGGTTTTCATCGACGGCCCGGCGGACTCCGGTCCCGCGCCGACCACGACGATCTCGGTGACGCCCACACCGCCCCCGACCACCCGGCACTGCTGGCCCTTCCAACCGGACTGCTGA
- a CDS encoding dipeptidase, protein MPPFVWEQHCCLPLLPSASIAELARYPVGSYVSLNVGYAPESTADAVAMAELFRKDALDDGRFRLVRRYRDIAACDGESIALAFDLEDSGPLGGNLGNVEMFYELGVRSLAATYNHANAAGCGCLDTEDTGLTAYGRDLVRTLNEVGMFVDGSHCSRRSGLDMAELTDAPMIYSHSNFAALWAHPRNITDEQALACARTGGVIGINGVGIFLGHNAESERAERVAAMARHIEYGAELVGIEHIGVGSDYSFDGDEFNQAIAQHPANFSDDYTKYGPLQWTPPEDWLGTAEIPGLDEVLADRGFAESDRAAVFGGNFARIAEQVWRD, encoded by the coding sequence ATGCCGCCCTTCGTGTGGGAACAGCATTGCTGTCTGCCGCTGCTGCCTTCGGCGTCCATCGCCGAGCTGGCGCGCTACCCCGTCGGGTCCTATGTATCGCTGAATGTGGGGTACGCGCCGGAGTCGACCGCGGACGCGGTGGCCATGGCGGAACTGTTCCGCAAGGACGCCCTCGACGACGGCCGGTTCCGGTTGGTGCGGCGCTATCGCGATATCGCGGCCTGCGACGGTGAATCGATCGCGCTGGCATTCGATCTCGAGGACTCCGGTCCGCTGGGCGGCAATCTCGGCAACGTCGAGATGTTCTACGAGCTGGGAGTGCGTTCCCTGGCCGCCACCTACAACCACGCCAACGCCGCGGGGTGCGGCTGTCTCGACACCGAGGACACCGGGCTTACCGCCTACGGCCGCGACCTGGTCCGGACGCTCAACGAGGTCGGCATGTTCGTGGACGGCTCGCATTGCTCGCGGCGCAGCGGACTCGACATGGCCGAACTCACCGACGCGCCGATGATCTACAGTCACTCCAATTTCGCCGCGCTGTGGGCACATCCGCGCAATATCACCGACGAACAGGCCCTGGCCTGCGCACGCACCGGCGGCGTGATCGGCATCAACGGCGTGGGAATCTTCTTGGGGCACAACGCGGAATCCGAACGGGCCGAACGCGTGGCGGCGATGGCGCGGCATATCGAGTACGGAGCCGAGCTGGTCGGTATCGAGCACATCGGAGTCGGATCGGACTATTCGTTCGACGGCGACGAGTTCAACCAGGCGATCGCGCAGCACCCGGCGAACTTCTCCGACGACTACACCAAATATGGTCCGCTGCAATGGACTCCGCCCGAGGACTGGCTCGGTACGGCAGAAATCCCCGGTCTGGACGAGGTACTCGCCGACCGGGGTTTCGCCGAATCCGACCGCGCCGCCGTCTTCGGCGGCAACTTCGCCCGCATCGCGGAACAAGTCTGGCGCGACTGA
- a CDS encoding PPOX class F420-dependent oxidoreductase: protein MDLSDAVDFARTARRSVLTTIRRNGRPQLSNVLHLVGDDGVIRISITADRAKYHNLRRDPWAALHVTRDDFFAYAVLEGTVELTPVAENPDDATVEELVAYYREATGEHPDWDEYRRAMVGERRVLARFTPANAYGMLS, encoded by the coding sequence ATGGATCTCTCCGACGCCGTCGATTTCGCTCGCACCGCACGCCGCTCCGTGCTGACCACCATCCGCCGCAACGGCCGGCCGCAGCTGTCCAACGTGCTGCACCTCGTCGGTGACGACGGCGTCATCCGCATCTCGATCACGGCCGACCGGGCCAAGTACCACAATCTGCGCCGCGACCCGTGGGCCGCGCTGCATGTCACGCGGGACGACTTCTTCGCCTACGCCGTCCTCGAGGGCACCGTCGAGCTCACCCCCGTCGCCGAGAACCCGGACGACGCCACCGTCGAAGAACTGGTCGCGTATTACCGCGAAGCCACCGGCGAACACCCGGACTGGGACGAATACCGCCGGGCCATGGTCGGAGAGCGCCGCGTCCTGGCCCGGTTCACCCCGGCCAACGCCTACGGCATGCTCAGCTGA
- a CDS encoding polysaccharide deacetylase family protein — protein MRRKLLIGSALTLVVLVVLAVGGYYLMNSRTYQLAGRLVDRVDTSAKVVALTFDDGPTAKTPEVLKVLAEAGVPATFYLNGRDLAANPEAGRALAQAGHELGNHTYSHRRMVLVSADTVRDEVAGTDAEIAKTGYQGPITFRPPYGKKLWGLPKYLADHDRTTVMWDVEPDSGKTASTEEIVAETVGKVRPGSIVLLHVMGEQGANSLAAVPRIVAELRARGYAFVTVSKLIS, from the coding sequence GTGCGTCGAAAGTTGCTGATCGGTAGTGCGCTGACCCTCGTCGTCCTGGTGGTGCTCGCGGTGGGCGGCTACTACCTGATGAACTCGCGGACCTATCAGCTGGCCGGGCGGCTGGTCGATCGGGTGGACACCAGCGCGAAGGTGGTGGCGCTGACCTTCGACGACGGGCCCACCGCCAAGACGCCCGAGGTGCTGAAAGTGCTAGCGGAGGCCGGTGTTCCGGCGACGTTCTATCTCAACGGGCGCGATCTGGCCGCCAATCCCGAGGCCGGGCGGGCGCTCGCGCAGGCCGGGCACGAACTCGGCAACCACACCTATTCGCATCGCCGGATGGTGCTCGTCTCCGCGGACACGGTGCGCGACGAGGTGGCCGGGACCGACGCGGAAATCGCGAAAACCGGCTACCAGGGCCCGATCACCTTCCGGCCGCCGTACGGGAAGAAGCTGTGGGGGCTGCCCAAATACCTGGCCGACCACGACCGGACCACCGTGATGTGGGATGTGGAACCCGACTCCGGCAAGACCGCGTCGACCGAGGAGATCGTGGCCGAGACCGTGGGCAAGGTGCGTCCCGGCTCGATCGTGCTGCTGCACGTCATGGGGGAGCAGGGTGCGAACTCGCTGGCCGCGGTGCCGCGGATCGTCGCCGAACTGCGTGCGCGGGGCTACGCGTTCGTCACGGTGTCGAAGCTGATCAGCTGA
- a CDS encoding NADP-dependent oxidoreductase, which produces MQNIVTRNQATPAETAPLPTTTREIQLAARPTGAPTAEHFALVERELPALAAGQVLVRNTWMSVDPYMRGRMDDRPSYIAPFQLGAALEGSAVGTVIASQSGEIPVGTMVSHFAGWREHAVLDAAAVTPIDPELAAPQHYLGALGTTGLTAYAALTDVARVEPGDTVFISAAAGAVGSVAGQIAKALGAAKVVGSAGGPVKTELLLTEFGYDAAIDYRAGDLAGQLAAAAPEGIDVYLDSVGGEHLRVAVDALRQHGRVALVGAISGYNGGAPAAGPDLYKAATKEATLRGMLVNSYFPIFGEYIGKAAGWLADGTLRTKETVYDGLEQAPAAFLGVLSGANTGKMLVRLG; this is translated from the coding sequence ATGCAGAACATCGTCACGCGGAACCAGGCCACCCCTGCCGAGACCGCGCCCCTCCCCACCACCACGCGGGAGATCCAGCTCGCCGCGCGCCCCACCGGCGCGCCGACCGCCGAACACTTCGCACTCGTCGAGCGCGAACTGCCCGCCCTGGCGGCGGGACAGGTCCTGGTGCGCAACACCTGGATGTCGGTCGACCCGTACATGCGGGGCCGGATGGACGATCGACCGTCCTACATCGCGCCGTTCCAGCTGGGCGCAGCGCTGGAGGGTTCGGCGGTCGGCACGGTGATCGCCTCGCAGTCCGGCGAAATCCCGGTCGGCACAATGGTTTCGCACTTCGCCGGGTGGCGCGAGCATGCGGTGCTCGATGCTGCGGCCGTTACCCCGATCGATCCGGAACTCGCTGCGCCGCAGCACTATCTGGGCGCACTCGGCACCACCGGCCTGACCGCCTACGCGGCGCTCACGGATGTGGCGCGGGTCGAGCCGGGCGACACGGTGTTCATCTCCGCGGCCGCCGGCGCGGTCGGCAGCGTGGCCGGGCAGATCGCGAAAGCGCTCGGCGCGGCGAAGGTTGTCGGTTCGGCCGGCGGTCCGGTGAAAACCGAACTGCTGCTGACCGAATTCGGCTACGACGCCGCGATCGACTACCGCGCGGGCGATCTGGCCGGTCAGCTCGCCGCGGCCGCGCCCGAGGGCATCGATGTCTACCTCGACAGCGTCGGCGGCGAACATCTGCGGGTCGCCGTCGACGCGCTGCGTCAGCACGGCCGGGTCGCCCTGGTCGGCGCGATCAGCGGCTACAACGGCGGCGCGCCCGCGGCCGGGCCGGACCTGTACAAAGCCGCCACCAAGGAGGCGACGCTGCGCGGCATGCTGGTGAACAGCTACTTCCCGATCTTCGGCGAGTACATCGGCAAGGCCGCGGGCTGGCTGGCCGACGGCACCCTGCGCACCAAGGAGACCGTGTACGACGGCCTCGAGCAGGCCCCGGCCGCCTTCCTGGGCGTGCTGTCCGGCGCGAACACCGGCAAGATGCTGGTCCGCCTCGGCTGA
- a CDS encoding carboxymuconolactone decarboxylase family protein, whose protein sequence is MTEPRIAPGRVRELGPINWVVWQALSRAAGTSDAHLFSTLGRTGGLFRGWLHYSGKLMPGGRLPRHDAELVILRVAHLRQCDYEMDHHIRLGAKAGVTPEILERLRTGPTAAGWSDKHRALLTAVDQIVATRDLDDSAWAALAEHYDERRLIEIVLLTNQYEGLAASITALRIQRDGF, encoded by the coding sequence ATGACGGAACCACGGATCGCACCCGGCCGGGTCCGGGAACTGGGCCCGATCAACTGGGTTGTCTGGCAGGCGCTCTCGCGCGCCGCCGGAACCAGCGACGCACATTTGTTCAGCACGCTGGGCCGCACCGGCGGATTGTTCCGCGGCTGGCTGCACTATTCGGGCAAACTCATGCCGGGCGGACGGCTGCCCCGGCACGACGCCGAACTCGTCATCCTGCGCGTCGCCCATCTGCGCCAGTGCGATTACGAGATGGACCACCACATCCGGCTCGGCGCCAAGGCCGGCGTGACGCCCGAGATCCTCGAACGTCTGCGCACCGGACCCACCGCCGCCGGCTGGTCGGACAAGCACCGCGCCCTGCTCACCGCCGTCGACCAGATCGTGGCCACCCGCGATCTGGACGACAGCGCCTGGGCCGCGCTCGCCGAGCACTACGACGAGCGCCGTCTCATCGAAATCGTCCTGCTGACCAACCAATACGAGGGCCTGGCCGCCTCCATCACCGCGCTGCGCATCCAGCGTGACGGTTTCTGA
- the lpdA gene encoding dihydrolipoyl dehydrogenase: MTSHYDVVVLGAGPGGYVAAIRAAQLGLRTAIVEQKYWGGVCLNVGCIPSKALLRNAELAHIFHKEAKTFGISGDVSFDFGAAFDRSRKVADGRVKGVHFLMKKNKIDEFDGKGSFVDANTLSVELSKGGTETVTFDNVIIATGTITKLLPGTKLSDNVVTYEEQILTRDLPGSILIVGAGAIGMEFGYVLKNYGVDVRIVEFLDRALPNEDADVSKEITKAYKKLGITISTGAAVQSIDDDGSKVTVQIKDNKSGNVETVTVDKVLQAVGFAPRVEGYGLENTGVQLTDRGAIAIDDYMRTNVPHIYAIGDVTAKLQLAHVAEAQGVVAAETIGGAETLALGDYRMMPRATFCQPQVASFGLTEQQARDEGYDVKVATFPFTANGKAHGLGDPTGFVKLISDTKHGELLGGHLIGPDVSELLPELTLAQKWDLTVNELARNVHTHPTLSEALQEAIHGLAGHMINF, translated from the coding sequence GTGACTTCCCATTACGACGTTGTCGTTCTCGGTGCCGGTCCTGGCGGCTATGTCGCCGCCATCCGCGCGGCACAACTCGGCCTCCGTACCGCCATCGTCGAGCAGAAGTATTGGGGTGGTGTCTGCCTCAATGTGGGCTGCATCCCCTCCAAGGCGCTGCTGCGTAACGCCGAACTGGCGCACATCTTCCACAAGGAAGCCAAGACCTTCGGCATCTCCGGTGACGTGAGCTTCGACTTCGGGGCGGCGTTCGACCGCAGCCGCAAGGTCGCCGACGGCCGGGTCAAGGGCGTCCACTTCCTGATGAAGAAGAACAAGATCGACGAGTTCGACGGCAAGGGCTCCTTCGTCGACGCCAACACCCTCTCGGTCGAGCTGTCCAAGGGCGGCACCGAAACCGTCACCTTCGACAACGTGATCATCGCGACCGGCACCATCACCAAGCTGCTGCCGGGCACCAAGCTTTCCGACAATGTGGTGACCTACGAAGAGCAGATCCTGACCCGGGACCTGCCCGGCTCGATCCTCATCGTCGGCGCGGGCGCCATCGGTATGGAGTTCGGCTATGTCCTGAAGAACTACGGCGTCGACGTGCGCATCGTGGAATTCCTGGACCGCGCGCTGCCGAACGAGGACGCCGACGTCTCCAAGGAGATCACCAAGGCGTACAAGAAGCTGGGCATCACGATCAGCACCGGCGCCGCCGTGCAGTCCATCGACGACGACGGCTCCAAGGTCACCGTCCAGATCAAGGACAACAAGTCCGGCAATGTCGAGACCGTCACCGTCGACAAGGTGTTGCAGGCCGTCGGCTTCGCGCCCCGGGTGGAGGGCTACGGCCTGGAGAACACCGGCGTTCAGCTGACCGACCGCGGCGCCATCGCGATCGACGACTACATGCGCACCAATGTGCCGCACATCTACGCCATCGGTGACGTCACCGCGAAGCTGCAGCTCGCCCATGTCGCCGAAGCCCAGGGTGTCGTCGCGGCGGAGACCATCGGCGGCGCGGAGACGCTCGCGCTCGGCGACTACCGCATGATGCCGCGCGCCACCTTCTGTCAGCCGCAGGTGGCCAGCTTCGGCCTGACCGAACAGCAGGCTCGCGACGAAGGCTACGACGTGAAGGTCGCCACCTTCCCGTTCACCGCCAACGGCAAGGCGCACGGCCTCGGCGACCCGACCGGTTTCGTCAAGCTCATCTCCGACACCAAGCACGGCGAACTGCTCGGCGGCCACCTCATCGGCCCCGACGTTTCCGAGCTGCTGCCCGAGCTGACGCTGGCCCAGAAGTGGGATCTGACGGTCAACGAGCTGGCCCGCAACGTCCACACCCACCCGACGCTGAGCGAAGCGCTGCAGGAGGCGATCCACGGCCTGGCCGGCCACATGATCAACTTCTGA
- a CDS encoding SDR family oxidoreductase, with amino-acid sequence MTVAVTGASGQLGRLVVEALLRIGSTPVVAIARDPHKVADLAELGAEIRQASYDDPAALDRALAGVDRVLLISGNEFGKRVDQHTNVIRAAERAGVELLAYTSIPKGSENPLILAQEHIGTEAVLAESTVPHVILRNGWYWENYLGGLAHAVETGVLNGAAGNGRVAAAARADYAEAAAKVLTTAGHAGRVYELGGDQRLTYAELAQEISAAAGKPVRYENLPESGYAAALTGAGLPAAYAETLADADAGIGHGVLDVDSGDLQKLLGRPSTPAVEVFRAALAQG; translated from the coding sequence ATGACCGTCGCAGTCACCGGAGCCAGTGGTCAGTTGGGTCGTCTCGTCGTCGAAGCATTGCTGCGTATCGGGTCCACACCGGTGGTCGCGATCGCTCGCGACCCGCACAAGGTGGCCGACCTGGCCGAATTGGGCGCCGAGATCCGCCAGGCGTCCTATGACGACCCCGCCGCCCTGGACCGTGCCCTGGCCGGGGTCGATCGCGTGCTGCTGATCTCGGGCAACGAGTTCGGCAAACGGGTCGACCAGCACACCAACGTGATTCGCGCGGCCGAGCGCGCCGGGGTGGAATTGCTGGCTTACACCAGCATCCCGAAGGGTTCCGAGAATCCGCTGATCCTGGCGCAGGAACACATCGGTACCGAAGCCGTGCTCGCGGAATCGACTGTCCCGCATGTCATCCTGCGCAACGGCTGGTACTGGGAGAACTATCTCGGCGGTCTCGCGCACGCCGTCGAAACCGGCGTGCTCAACGGCGCGGCGGGCAATGGCCGGGTAGCGGCGGCGGCTCGGGCCGACTACGCCGAAGCCGCCGCCAAGGTGCTCACCACCGCAGGGCACGCGGGCCGCGTCTACGAACTCGGCGGCGACCAGCGCCTCACCTATGCCGAACTCGCACAGGAGATCTCGGCGGCGGCGGGCAAGCCGGTCCGCTACGAGAACCTGCCGGAATCCGGTTATGCCGCGGCGCTCACGGGCGCCGGTCTGCCCGCGGCCTACGCCGAGACGCTGGCCGACGCGGACGCCGGCATCGGGCACGGCGTCCTGGACGTGGACTCCGGCGACCTCCAGAAGCTGCTCGGCCGTCCTTCCACCCCGGCGGTCGAGGTCTTCCGCGCCGCCCTCGCCCAGGGCTGA
- a CDS encoding TetR/AcrR family transcriptional regulator: MGKERSSAGDPARTLELLWRVPGKPARGPKQRSSIDAVVRAAIEIADEAGLEALTMRAVAAKLGLTPMATYTYIPGKAELVDLMLDTVYQQMTRTDLSELDWRARVTAVAEENRALLARHPWVAYLPTTRPPLGPGLAAKYDHELRAFERIGLNDVEMDAALTHLLGFVTAVARISIDTTRAAADSAMSDHQWWERAAPLLEQVYDSERYPVAARVGAAAGQNHDAAYSADHAWKFGLMVVLDGLETLLIER; this comes from the coding sequence TTGGGTAAAGAACGCAGCAGTGCGGGTGATCCGGCGCGCACGCTCGAATTGCTCTGGCGCGTACCGGGAAAACCGGCACGCGGCCCGAAGCAGCGCAGCAGTATCGACGCCGTGGTCCGGGCCGCCATCGAGATCGCGGACGAAGCCGGGCTGGAGGCCCTGACCATGCGCGCGGTCGCGGCGAAGCTGGGCCTCACACCGATGGCGACCTACACCTACATCCCGGGCAAAGCGGAACTCGTCGACCTGATGCTGGACACCGTCTATCAGCAGATGACCCGGACCGATCTGTCCGAACTGGACTGGCGCGCGCGGGTCACCGCCGTCGCCGAGGAGAACCGCGCGCTGCTGGCGCGGCATCCGTGGGTGGCCTATCTGCCCACCACCCGGCCGCCGCTAGGCCCCGGTCTGGCCGCCAAATACGACCATGAGCTGCGGGCCTTCGAACGCATCGGCCTCAATGACGTGGAGATGGACGCCGCGCTGACCCACCTGCTCGGGTTCGTCACCGCGGTCGCGCGCATTTCCATCGACACCACACGTGCCGCCGCCGACAGCGCGATGTCCGACCACCAGTGGTGGGAACGCGCCGCGCCGCTGCTGGAGCAGGTCTACGACAGCGAGCGCTACCCGGTGGCCGCCCGCGTCGGCGCGGCCGCCGGGCAGAACCACGACGCGGCCTACAGCGCCGACCACGCCTGGAAATTCGGGCTCATGGTGGTGCTGGACGGATTGGAGACGCTGCTCATCGAACGCTGA